A window of Halomonas sp. GFAJ-1 contains these coding sequences:
- a CDS encoding XRE family transcriptional regulator, with protein MDEHSLSTLGQHLQSLRQAQGWSLSYLANAAGIAKSNLSRLEQGNGNPTLDTLWRLAVQLNVPFGTLVAPITMPLGEDGVQVQLIDQGKDSPQVDAYWMRCAPHTLRHAEAHTPGTQETLTLISGWLEAGPEGATTALAPGESVTFPADEPHLYRTHDGEATMLLTVTYGTQRNTP; from the coding sequence ATGGATGAACACTCACTAAGTACCCTAGGCCAGCATTTACAGTCACTGCGTCAAGCGCAAGGCTGGTCGCTCTCTTACCTGGCTAACGCAGCAGGAATCGCCAAGTCCAATTTAAGCCGCCTGGAACAAGGTAATGGCAACCCCACGCTGGACACTCTTTGGCGGCTAGCCGTACAGCTCAATGTACCGTTTGGCACGCTGGTGGCGCCTATCACGATGCCCCTTGGAGAAGATGGCGTTCAGGTTCAACTGATTGACCAAGGCAAAGATTCACCCCAAGTGGATGCCTACTGGATGCGCTGCGCGCCCCACACCTTGCGCCATGCGGAAGCCCACACGCCAGGCACTCAGGAAACCTTAACGCTGATTAGCGGCTGGTTAGAAGCCGGCCCAGAAGGTGCTACCACGGCACTCGCCCCCGGTGAAAGCGTGACCTTTCCTGCCGACGAACCACACCTTTACCGCACCCATGACGGCGAGGCCACCATGCTACTCACCGTGACCTACGGCACACAGAGGAACACGCCATGA
- a CDS encoding class A beta-lactamase (hydrolyzes the beta-lactam bond in antibiotics such as the penicillins and cephalosporins), protein MPYSVPLRWLRFALLVCLLIIPVTMIAHKDPVRAELQRIEQELEARIGFAAHNFATGQRWEVNADERFAMSSTFKTLACGALLAQVDEGQLALDTEVSFAASELVTYSPVTEQYAGQQPMTLFELCDATMTTSDNTAANLVLEALGGPEAVTAFARSMDDSTTRLDRFETELNEATPGDKRDTTTPNAMLATLEKLVLGDVLTPESRQQLETWMKGNAVADGLFRAAMPDWAIADRTGAGGYGSRSITAIIWPPEQAPTVVVFYITETEASFEARNAAIASLGEVIQQTLQGQQ, encoded by the coding sequence ATGCCTTACTCTGTTCCATTACGCTGGCTACGTTTTGCACTATTGGTATGCCTACTTATTATTCCTGTCACGATGATAGCCCACAAGGATCCTGTGAGAGCGGAATTGCAGCGTATTGAACAGGAACTTGAGGCACGTATTGGCTTTGCCGCCCACAACTTTGCCACGGGCCAGCGCTGGGAAGTGAACGCGGATGAGCGCTTTGCGATGTCCAGTACGTTTAAGACCTTGGCCTGTGGCGCACTGCTGGCGCAGGTGGATGAAGGGCAGCTAGCGCTGGATACTGAGGTCAGTTTTGCGGCGTCGGAGCTAGTAACCTATTCGCCGGTGACCGAGCAGTACGCGGGCCAGCAGCCGATGACACTGTTTGAGCTGTGTGATGCCACCATGACCACCAGCGATAACACCGCCGCTAACCTAGTGCTTGAGGCACTCGGCGGGCCAGAAGCGGTTACCGCGTTTGCGCGTAGCATGGATGACAGCACCACCCGCCTAGATCGCTTTGAAACCGAGCTAAATGAAGCTACGCCAGGAGATAAGCGCGACACCACCACACCCAACGCGATGCTGGCCACGTTAGAAAAACTGGTGCTGGGTGATGTGCTAACGCCAGAGTCTCGGCAGCAGCTTGAAACGTGGATGAAGGGCAATGCGGTGGCCGATGGCCTGTTTCGCGCCGCTATGCCGGACTGGGCAATTGCGGACAGAACCGGCGCGGGTGGTTATGGCTCACGCTCGATTACCGCGATTATTTGGCCGCCGGAGCAAGCACCCACGGTGGTAGTGTTTTATATCACCGAAACCGAGGCGTCGTTTGAAGCGCGTAATGCAGCGATTGCGTCTCTCGGTGAGGTGATTCAACAAACCCTACAAGGCCAGCAATAA
- a CDS encoding branched-chain amino acid permease: MSELVSHSPGRSTLQGVREAIPLLGGYIPVALSFGLVASQAGFSTLEAAAISLLIYAGASQFLFVGMIATGAPLWLVVALTLLINVRHVVYGPNLAHLLPRSRHWPWLMHGLTDQVFALALTRLPQLPEAKRFCWFVGASLFVWAAWVVFTMVGATAGEAFTARWPLLGEIMPFALPALFLTMVAPRFTNKRWAAAMGATIAAALGLTLVGGSNVAIPLGAACGALCFYTVKFQKGRRPQ, encoded by the coding sequence ATGAGCGAGCTTGTTAGCCACTCTCCTGGGCGAAGCACCCTGCAAGGCGTGCGGGAAGCCATTCCGCTGCTGGGCGGCTATATTCCGGTGGCGCTGTCGTTTGGTTTAGTCGCTAGCCAAGCGGGGTTTAGCACGCTAGAGGCCGCCGCGATCTCGCTGCTGATCTACGCCGGTGCTTCGCAGTTTCTGTTTGTGGGCATGATCGCCACCGGCGCGCCGCTGTGGCTAGTGGTGGCCTTAACCCTGCTGATCAACGTGCGCCACGTGGTGTATGGCCCTAACCTTGCCCACCTGCTGCCGCGCAGCCGCCACTGGCCCTGGTTAATGCACGGCCTGACCGACCAAGTATTTGCGCTCGCGCTCACCCGGCTTCCCCAACTGCCCGAAGCCAAGCGCTTCTGCTGGTTTGTAGGGGCATCGCTTTTTGTCTGGGCGGCATGGGTAGTGTTTACGATGGTAGGCGCCACCGCCGGTGAAGCGTTTACCGCCCGCTGGCCGCTGCTAGGTGAGATTATGCCCTTCGCCCTTCCCGCGCTGTTTCTCACCATGGTAGCCCCGCGCTTTACCAATAAGCGGTGGGCCGCTGCCATGGGGGCTACCATTGCAGCCGCGCTTGGGCTAACCCTTGTAGGCGGCAGCAACGTGGCTATTCCGCTAGGCGCCGCCTGCGGCGCGCTGTGCTTTTACACCGTGAAGTTTCAAAAAGGGAGGCGCCCACAATGA
- a CDS encoding branched-chain amino acid ABC transporter, translating to MSTGLWLAVLICAFGTLLMRVVPFLWMQRRLGSDTDMSAMPQWLGILGPLMIAGVLGVSIVPVNPSAISWFATVIGLSATLLTWWRLRSLGWPVAAGVAVFGIVEVGAALI from the coding sequence ATGAGTACCGGACTCTGGCTCGCCGTACTGATATGCGCCTTCGGCACGCTGCTGATGCGCGTCGTGCCGTTCTTGTGGATGCAGCGCCGCTTGGGCAGCGATACCGATATGAGCGCCATGCCCCAATGGCTGGGCATTCTTGGCCCGCTGATGATTGCTGGGGTGCTGGGCGTTTCTATTGTGCCGGTCAACCCCAGCGCCATTTCATGGTTCGCTACCGTTATCGGGCTGAGCGCCACCTTACTCACATGGTGGCGGCTACGCTCGCTAGGCTGGCCGGTAGCCGCTGGGGTAGCGGTATTTGGGATAGTGGAGGTGGGGGCAGCGCTAATATAA
- a CDS encoding anion transporter: protein MTLWDQLWHSHDQVKNLLMCALPTTGTGSASPGSSNTQQGSGSKPPRPPAYTTAQKIGLVLGPMLFAFVLLFFHPADLSLEGRMVLATTLWVAVWWITEAIPIPVTSLLPIVLLPITGALESSAVTAAYGNPIIFLFLGGFMIALAMEKWDLHKRIALNIISVLGTSINSIVFGFMAATGFLSMWVSNTAAVMMMLPIGTAIVYQVTLELNKGEGDHSEDIDKFSKALIFGVGYGGTIGGLGTLIGTPPNIILAAIVNELFGVEITFASWMMFAFPVVVVLLFIGWVMLTRFIYPIKFSNLPGGKALIAKEKAALGKITFEEKAVLGVFLFAAFFWITRSFLWQGQILAIPGINDTMIAIFAAILLFLIPSPNKGGCLLGWDVAKDVPWGILLLFGGGLAIAAGFSSSGLAIWIGGQMSVLEGVNFLLVILLAAGMVLFLTEITSNTATATMILPVLASLALALNIHPFVLMVPAAMAANCAFMLPVGTPPNAIIFATGKIKIIEMVRNGFWLNIIALLLIVAAVYFLMPILWGVDITTYPDAFRN from the coding sequence ATGACGCTCTGGGATCAGCTTTGGCATTCCCACGACCAGGTCAAAAATCTACTCATGTGCGCGTTGCCAACAACGGGTACGGGTAGCGCCTCGCCAGGTTCATCAAATACGCAACAGGGTAGTGGCTCCAAGCCGCCTCGCCCACCTGCCTATACGACGGCCCAAAAAATTGGCTTAGTGTTAGGGCCGATGCTATTTGCCTTTGTGCTGCTATTTTTTCACCCGGCAGATTTGAGCTTGGAAGGCCGCATGGTGCTTGCCACCACGCTGTGGGTAGCCGTTTGGTGGATTACCGAAGCCATTCCAATCCCCGTTACCTCGCTACTGCCGATTGTATTGCTGCCCATCACCGGTGCGCTGGAGAGCAGTGCCGTCACGGCTGCCTACGGCAACCCGATTATCTTCTTATTCCTTGGCGGTTTTATGATTGCGCTAGCCATGGAGAAGTGGGATCTGCACAAGCGTATAGCGCTGAATATTATTTCGGTGTTAGGCACCAGTATTAATAGCATCGTGTTCGGCTTTATGGCCGCCACCGGCTTTCTGTCGATGTGGGTCTCCAATACGGCAGCGGTGATGATGATGCTGCCTATCGGCACTGCCATTGTTTATCAGGTTACGCTAGAGCTGAATAAGGGCGAGGGTGACCACAGCGAAGACATCGATAAATTCAGTAAAGCGCTGATTTTTGGTGTTGGCTACGGCGGCACCATCGGGGGCTTGGGCACCCTGATTGGAACACCGCCCAATATTATTCTGGCAGCCATCGTTAATGAGCTGTTTGGCGTTGAGATCACCTTTGCCAGCTGGATGATGTTTGCCTTTCCCGTCGTGGTGGTGCTGCTGTTTATTGGCTGGGTTATGCTGACCCGCTTTATTTATCCGATTAAATTCAGCAACCTCCCGGGTGGCAAAGCGCTCATTGCTAAGGAAAAGGCCGCGCTGGGTAAGATCACCTTCGAAGAGAAAGCAGTGTTGGGGGTCTTCCTGTTCGCGGCGTTTTTCTGGATTACCCGTTCGTTCCTATGGCAGGGGCAGATACTAGCGATTCCCGGCATTAACGACACCATGATTGCTATTTTTGCGGCTATCCTGCTGTTCTTAATCCCTTCGCCTAATAAAGGGGGTTGCTTGCTGGGGTGGGATGTTGCCAAGGATGTACCTTGGGGCATTTTGTTGTTGTTCGGTGGCGGCTTGGCGATTGCCGCTGGCTTTAGCTCCTCCGGGCTGGCTATCTGGATTGGCGGGCAAATGAGCGTGCTAGAAGGGGTTAACTTCCTGCTAGTGATACTGCTAGCTGCGGGCATGGTGCTGTTCTTAACCGAGATCACCTCTAACACCGCAACGGCTACAATGATTTTGCCGGTCTTGGCTTCGCTTGCGTTGGCGCTGAATATTCACCCCTTCGTACTGATGGTACCCGCAGCCATGGCAGCCAACTGCGCCTTTATGCTGCCGGTAGGTACACCGCCCAATGCGATTATTTTTGCCACCGGCAAGATTAAAATTATCGAAATGGTGCGCAACGGCTTCTGGCTCAACATTATTGCGCTACTGCTGATTGTGGCCGCGGTTTATTTCCTAATGCCCATACTGTGGGGAGTCGACATAACCACGTATCCGGATGCTTTCCGAAACTAA
- a CDS encoding 6-aminohexanoate hydrolase has translation MRSALPAVLCASAVLAQGAQAEVLSAEASDPKRLGWMQGFPPPPERIIGQPDSNYFSFPKMRWTVCHFRELLPTKQVSRGLGAPVPFSYALDDGINDVTFTPIGGSEPMTWQAALNENYTDGVLILHQGQVVYETYAGCLDEAGQHGAMSVTKSMTGLLGEILVAEGVLDEQALVGEIIPELAESAFGNATVQQLLEMTTGLAFSEEYSDPSAEIWAYNAAASPLPKPEDYTGPRTYYEYLATVQPEGEHGQAFGYKTINTDALGWVIARTTGESVASLLSSRIWQRMGAEQDGYFTVDSIGTSFAGGGLSAGLRDLARVGQLVLNEGEINGERLFPAAAVERIRQGGDRQAFAQAGYRYLPGGSYRGMWWSLHNEHGAFAARGVHGQTIYIDPTAEMVIVRFASHPVAANAANDPTSMPAYQAVAEYLMEKAQP, from the coding sequence ATGCGCTCGGCGCTGCCTGCCGTGCTGTGCGCGTCCGCCGTGCTTGCCCAGGGGGCGCAGGCGGAGGTGCTAAGTGCCGAGGCGTCTGACCCTAAGCGTTTAGGGTGGATGCAGGGCTTTCCACCGCCGCCAGAGCGCATCATCGGCCAGCCGGATTCCAACTACTTCAGCTTTCCCAAAATGCGCTGGACGGTGTGCCACTTTCGCGAGCTGTTGCCTACCAAGCAGGTAAGCCGTGGGTTAGGCGCGCCGGTGCCGTTTAGCTACGCGCTGGATGATGGGATTAACGATGTGACGTTCACCCCCATTGGCGGTAGCGAGCCAATGACCTGGCAGGCTGCGCTGAACGAAAACTACACCGATGGCGTGCTGATTCTGCACCAGGGGCAGGTGGTGTACGAAACCTACGCAGGCTGCTTGGATGAGGCGGGCCAGCATGGCGCCATGTCGGTGACCAAATCCATGACCGGCCTGCTGGGTGAAATTCTGGTGGCGGAGGGCGTGCTGGATGAGCAGGCGCTGGTGGGAGAGATCATCCCCGAGCTAGCGGAGAGCGCCTTTGGCAATGCCACGGTGCAGCAGCTTTTGGAAATGACCACAGGGCTTGCGTTTAGTGAGGAGTATAGCGACCCCAGCGCGGAAATCTGGGCGTATAACGCGGCGGCAAGCCCGCTGCCTAAGCCAGAGGATTATACCGGGCCGCGCACCTACTATGAGTACCTCGCTACCGTGCAGCCAGAAGGCGAGCATGGGCAGGCGTTTGGCTATAAAACCATCAACACTGATGCGCTGGGGTGGGTGATTGCACGCACGACCGGTGAGTCGGTGGCATCGCTGTTGTCATCGCGCATCTGGCAGCGCATGGGCGCCGAGCAGGATGGCTACTTTACGGTCGATTCTATCGGTACGTCGTTTGCAGGCGGCGGGCTTAGCGCGGGCCTGCGTGATTTGGCTAGAGTCGGCCAGCTCGTATTAAACGAAGGCGAGATAAACGGCGAGCGGCTATTTCCAGCGGCAGCGGTAGAACGCATTCGCCAAGGCGGCGATAGGCAGGCGTTTGCACAGGCAGGCTACCGCTATTTACCCGGCGGTAGCTACCGTGGCATGTGGTGGTCGCTGCATAACGAACATGGCGCCTTCGCGGCGCGTGGGGTGCATGGGCAAACCATTTATATCGACCCCACTGCCGAGATGGTGATTGTGCGCTTTGCCTCGCACCCGGTGGCGGCCAACGCCGCTAACGACCCGACCTCGATGCCAGCGTATCAGGCAGTGGCGGAGTATTTGATGGAAAAGGCCCAGCCCTAA
- a CDS encoding sodium:proline symporter: protein MNEENFYQFSTVTVLALLVFFYGGTYLLTLLIKKKKENTDAFMVSNHQIGFGLGAASMTATWIWAASFYGAATSGYTYGISGPLHYGLWGALMILFIYPFGRRFRKLAPNAHTLGELIHARHGSSSQLILASSNILGSIISLMVNFTASGALVSVLSPLSFQAGVIIAGVGVLCYTLWSGFRASVLTDFAQLMAMMAVAILIIPAVMFALGGPQTLSDGMSFLTPEQANLFSMDAILNQGAPFFVAVLAYAIGNQTISQRLFAVREDHIKPTFITATIGYGAIVIGLGMIGLMALMTGMEPIGGDMNNLIPQMVSMYLSPVFIALFFILVIGSLSSTADSDLSAMSAIVMADVYGKNIAKNKPDPTKMLFIGRLTMIVATLIGVILASFSMDILIMLVFVGALWGAIVFPVIASCFWDRVTNTAFTSAVIAGLVMFCVARFELLPLVGVVGGLFELLAAVGGGVVLGLMAFGFCGRRVGLVFGTLCAIVLAYFSVGFLRDYTVLLASLMAYGVSTIVCIAVSLMSSSKFDFSQIDQKVINYDPAKPATQS from the coding sequence ATGAACGAAGAAAATTTCTATCAATTCTCGACCGTGACTGTCCTCGCTTTGCTGGTGTTCTTTTACGGCGGCACATATCTGCTGACCCTGCTGATTAAAAAGAAAAAGGAAAATACTGACGCCTTTATGGTGTCCAATCATCAGATCGGCTTTGGTCTGGGCGCTGCCAGCATGACCGCCACCTGGATATGGGCAGCCTCGTTCTACGGCGCCGCCACTTCAGGTTATACCTACGGCATTTCCGGCCCGTTGCATTATGGGCTGTGGGGCGCACTGATGATTCTGTTCATCTACCCCTTTGGCCGTCGCTTTCGCAAACTGGCGCCCAACGCGCACACCTTGGGTGAGCTTATCCATGCTCGCCATGGCTCTTCCAGCCAGCTGATCCTTGCCTCTTCTAATATCCTGGGTAGCATCATCAGCCTGATGGTTAACTTCACGGCTTCCGGCGCGTTGGTCTCGGTACTTTCGCCCCTCTCTTTCCAGGCCGGGGTAATCATCGCTGGGGTCGGGGTGCTCTGCTATACGCTATGGTCGGGTTTCCGCGCCTCGGTGCTGACTGATTTTGCTCAGCTAATGGCCATGATGGCCGTCGCCATTCTGATTATTCCAGCGGTGATGTTCGCCCTCGGCGGCCCGCAAACGCTGTCGGATGGCATGAGTTTCCTCACGCCAGAGCAGGCAAATCTGTTCTCGATGGACGCCATCCTTAATCAAGGCGCGCCCTTCTTTGTGGCGGTGCTGGCTTACGCGATTGGTAACCAGACTATCTCCCAGCGGCTATTCGCCGTGCGTGAAGACCATATCAAGCCGACCTTTATTACCGCGACCATTGGTTACGGTGCGATTGTTATTGGTTTGGGCATGATTGGTTTGATGGCGCTGATGACCGGTATGGAGCCCATCGGTGGCGACATGAACAACCTGATTCCGCAAATGGTGTCGATGTACCTCTCGCCGGTGTTTATCGCGCTGTTCTTTATTCTGGTCATTGGCTCGCTCTCCTCTACCGCCGACTCGGATCTTTCCGCCATGTCAGCGATTGTGATGGCCGATGTGTACGGCAAGAACATCGCCAAAAACAAACCCGACCCGACCAAAATGCTGTTTATCGGCAGGCTGACCATGATCGTTGCAACGCTGATCGGGGTGATTCTCGCCAGCTTCTCGATGGATATTCTGATCATGCTGGTCTTTGTCGGCGCACTCTGGGGCGCGATTGTGTTCCCGGTTATCGCCAGCTGCTTCTGGGATCGAGTGACTAATACGGCCTTCACCTCCGCGGTGATCGCGGGCCTAGTGATGTTCTGCGTCGCACGCTTTGAGTTGCTGCCCTTGGTCGGCGTCGTCGGCGGGCTATTTGAATTACTCGCCGCTGTGGGCGGTGGCGTGGTGCTCGGCCTGATGGCGTTCGGGTTCTGCGGACGCCGGGTAGGTTTGGTGTTCGGCACACTCTGCGCCATCGTGCTGGCCTACTTCAGCGTTGGCTTCCTGCGGGACTACACGGTGCTGCTGGCTTCACTGATGGCCTACGGCGTTAGCACGATTGTCTGCATCGCGGTCAGCCTGATGAGTTCGAGCAAGTTCGACTTCTCGCAGATTGATCAGAAAGTGATCAACTACGACCCGGCCAAACCGGCTACTCAGAGCTAA
- a CDS encoding MFS transporter: protein MRSLAMLKPVKSILWSVALLLLGNGLLNTLLTLRGTGEGFSSAVLGMIMSGYFVGFICGTWVSGRLIRRMGHIRTFGFCASICASVALLHLVFINPWVWLPLRVVYGLSFITLITVIESWLNSQAASHERGRIFAVYMVVNLGALATAQQLLRLASPQGFLLFVVIAILISWALLPITMTRRVQPKIPERPKSSLRALLGFAPLAVAQLIDQLHPDEIVSGSADMLVMHGAGCAVAPIAAGSLMTIVGSHGLPIYIASVFTVLGIYELYRRRHVSALVTHTAHFEPMVQSSAEAFEMIFDDTQRDLFDDPSFYEEEERQRLVGLFKPAKG, encoded by the coding sequence ATGCGTTCGTTGGCAATGCTTAAACCGGTTAAATCGATTTTATGGAGCGTGGCGCTGTTGCTGCTGGGCAATGGCCTGCTGAATACCCTGCTAACACTACGTGGCACAGGGGAGGGCTTTTCCAGCGCGGTGCTGGGGATGATTATGTCCGGCTACTTTGTCGGCTTCATTTGTGGCACCTGGGTAAGCGGGCGCTTAATTCGACGGATGGGGCACATTCGCACCTTTGGTTTCTGTGCCTCCATTTGTGCTTCGGTGGCACTGTTGCACCTTGTATTTATCAACCCGTGGGTGTGGTTACCCTTGCGGGTGGTTTACGGGCTTTCGTTTATCACCTTGATTACCGTGATTGAGAGTTGGTTGAATAGCCAAGCCGCTAGCCACGAGCGGGGGCGTATTTTCGCGGTGTATATGGTGGTTAACCTGGGTGCTCTCGCCACGGCTCAGCAGCTGCTGCGGCTTGCATCGCCACAGGGGTTTTTGCTGTTTGTGGTGATCGCCATTTTAATTAGCTGGGCATTGTTACCCATCACCATGACCCGCCGTGTTCAGCCTAAAATCCCCGAACGCCCCAAAAGCAGCCTACGGGCACTATTAGGCTTTGCGCCGCTGGCGGTGGCCCAGCTGATTGACCAGCTGCATCCGGATGAAATTGTCTCTGGCTCGGCGGATATGCTGGTGATGCACGGTGCGGGCTGTGCCGTGGCACCTATTGCAGCGGGGTCGCTAATGACGATTGTAGGAAGTCACGGCTTACCCATTTATATCGCCAGCGTGTTTACCGTATTGGGTATTTACGAGCTTTACCGTCGCCGCCATGTGTCGGCCCTGGTGACGCATACCGCCCACTTTGAGCCAATGGTACAAAGTAGTGCAGAGGCATTTGAAATGATCTTTGATGATACGCAGCGTGATCTCTTTGACGACCCAAGCTTTTACGAAGAGGAGGAGCGTCAGCGGCTGGTGGGGCTTTTTAAGCCAGCAAAGGGTTAA
- a CDS encoding oxidoreductase: MQTIELGGASVPRIGQGTWYMGEDAGQRQAEVRALRAGLDLGMTLIDTAEMYAEGGAEEVVGQAIRERRDEVYLVSKVYPHNASTQGVQAACERSLRRLGTDTIDLYLLHWRGQYPLSETVEAFERLREQGKIRRWGVSNFDVDDLTELDAPACTTNQVLYNPEARGIEYDLLPWQAQQNMPLMAYCPIGQGGALLHNAALQRIADKHSATPAQVALAWALRHPGVIAIPKAVNLDHLKQNAEADNVRLDEEDLEDIDAAYPPPTRKQGLMMV, translated from the coding sequence ATGCAGACGATTGAGCTAGGCGGCGCAAGCGTACCCCGTATCGGCCAGGGCACGTGGTATATGGGCGAGGATGCCGGGCAGCGCCAAGCGGAGGTGAGAGCGCTGCGTGCAGGCCTAGACCTGGGCATGACGCTGATTGATACCGCCGAGATGTATGCCGAAGGCGGCGCCGAAGAGGTGGTTGGCCAAGCGATCCGCGAGCGGCGCGATGAGGTGTATCTGGTCAGCAAGGTTTACCCGCACAACGCCAGCACCCAGGGTGTTCAAGCTGCCTGCGAGCGCAGCCTGCGCCGATTGGGCACCGACACGATTGATCTCTACCTGCTGCACTGGCGCGGCCAGTACCCATTGAGCGAAACCGTGGAAGCGTTTGAGCGGTTGCGCGAGCAGGGCAAGATACGGCGTTGGGGTGTATCAAACTTTGACGTTGACGACCTAACCGAGCTAGACGCGCCCGCGTGTACCACCAATCAGGTGCTCTACAACCCCGAAGCACGCGGCATTGAGTACGACCTGCTACCCTGGCAGGCACAGCAAAACATGCCTCTGATGGCCTACTGCCCCATCGGGCAAGGCGGCGCGCTGCTGCATAACGCCGCCCTACAACGCATCGCCGACAAACACAGCGCCACCCCCGCGCAAGTGGCGCTCGCCTGGGCGCTGCGCCACCCTGGGGTAATTGCCATTCCGAAAGCTGTGAACCTAGATCACCTCAAACAGAACGCTGAGGCCGATAACGTCAGACTCGACGAAGAGGATCTGGAAGATATTGATGCCGCCTATCCGCCGCCAACACGCAAGCAGGGTTTAATGATGGTGTGA
- a CDS encoding exonuclease sbcCD subunit D codes for MRLLHTADWHLGRLFHNLSLLEDQRHVLNQLIEIIDRDAVDAVLIAGDIYDRSVPPAAAVTLLDDILGELCEKRGLPVIMISGNHDGAERLGFGARHLRQAGLHILSDLAACDRPVTLSINGVDVDVFGIPYADPEYVRSQFSADVRDFDSAHRYLIERIEAKRQAGRPAVLMSHCFVDGGSASDSERPLTLGGAESVAWEPMQAFDYVALGHLHGPQYRGGEHIRYSGSLLKYSFSEANQRKGVTLVDIGTEGVSQIEHRPLTPRREVRVLEGELDALLAQGRTDAQADDYLLVRLTDRHAILDPMGKLREVYPNVLHLEKPGMLEAQGRQQLDRERLQFSALDMFSDFFSQTSGEKMSEEQASAMRELITTLSREQEEKP; via the coding sequence ATGCGACTACTTCATACCGCCGATTGGCACCTGGGGCGGCTGTTTCACAACCTCTCGCTACTGGAAGACCAACGTCATGTGCTGAATCAGCTCATTGAGATTATCGACCGCGATGCGGTGGACGCTGTGCTGATTGCCGGTGATATCTACGACCGCTCTGTGCCACCCGCCGCCGCCGTCACGCTATTAGATGACATCCTTGGCGAACTGTGTGAAAAGCGCGGTTTGCCGGTAATTATGATCTCCGGCAACCACGACGGCGCGGAGCGCCTGGGCTTCGGCGCGCGCCACCTGCGCCAGGCTGGCCTACATATTTTGTCTGATTTAGCTGCCTGTGATCGCCCCGTAACACTGTCGATTAACGGGGTAGACGTGGATGTGTTCGGTATTCCCTACGCTGATCCAGAGTATGTGCGCAGCCAGTTTTCAGCCGATGTACGTGACTTTGATAGCGCTCACCGCTACTTGATAGAGCGTATTGAGGCAAAGCGTCAAGCAGGCCGCCCCGCCGTACTGATGAGCCACTGCTTTGTGGATGGTGGTAGCGCCAGTGATTCCGAGCGGCCGTTGACCCTAGGCGGCGCAGAGAGCGTGGCGTGGGAGCCAATGCAAGCGTTTGACTATGTCGCCTTAGGCCACCTTCACGGGCCGCAATATCGCGGCGGTGAACATATTCGCTACAGCGGCTCGCTGCTTAAATACAGCTTTTCTGAAGCTAATCAGCGCAAGGGCGTTACCCTGGTGGATATTGGCACCGAGGGCGTGAGCCAGATTGAACACCGCCCGCTGACACCACGCCGAGAAGTACGTGTGTTGGAAGGTGAACTGGACGCGCTGTTAGCACAGGGGAGAACCGACGCCCAAGCCGATGACTACCTGTTAGTGCGGCTGACCGACCGCCACGCGATTCTTGACCCCATGGGCAAGCTACGCGAGGTCTACCCCAACGTGCTGCATTTAGAAAAGCCCGGCATGTTGGAAGCCCAAGGGCGTCAGCAATTAGACCGTGAGCGGCTGCAGTTTAGTGCCCTGGATATGTTTAGCGATTTCTTCAGCCAAACCAGCGGTGAAAAAATGAGCGAGGAGCAGGCCAGCGCCATGCGTGAACTCATCACCACGTTAAGCCGCGAGCAGGAGGAGAAGCCATGA